In Hermetia illucens chromosome 1, iHerIll2.2.curated.20191125, whole genome shotgun sequence, one genomic interval encodes:
- the LOC119653984 gene encoding defensin-A-like: MRSILVLGLIVAAFAVYTSAQPYQLQYEEDGPGYALELPSEEEGLPSQVVEQHYRAKRATCDLLSPFKVGHAACALHCIAMGRRGGWCDGRAVCNCRR; encoded by the coding sequence ATGCGTTCTATTCTCGTCTTGGGTTTAATTGTTGCCGCTTTTGCCGTCTACACCTCAGCACAACCTTATCAGTTACAATACGAGGAAGATGGTCCTGGATACGCACTGGAACTCCCTAGCGAAGAAGAAGGACTTCCTAGCCAAGTAGTGGAACAACATTACCGGGCGAAACGTGCAACCTGTGACCTCTTGAGTCCCTTCAAAGTGGGTCATGCTGCCTGCGCACTTCATTGTATTGCCATGGGACGACGAGGAGGCTGGTGCGATGGTCGAGCCGTTTGTAATTGCAGACGCTAA